The Acidobacteriota bacterium genome has a segment encoding these proteins:
- a CDS encoding DNA sulfur modification protein DndB produces the protein MSPDETVTDKLSSVAGITKISVIVPKNPFAPPNLQGKSQCLCALDVIDLMRWWPGEPHSPHRKADKVRAIQRSLDWKRVAEIAAYLLQQEITDAQNRINKYFKKIYQPKENEPGRQWPPRISSVIGYQRSSFPTFSNVLLHVTGAKIDSNPNEPKAANLVFNEKDKNLNFTVIDGQHRINGAYFAVNIRREMDPAASWEIPAEVFLDLDPPGSAPRIQAQIFIDVNFYQKKVDRSLVADLFPTARIPLEGERKDDDLFRIERAQDIGRRLMLETGPLVGMIQIPGIRYGVKDVITLATLNSAIRDVLPELDAQGIHSLDGQTEFLAQCLTAWLEASGRFESKQGACGTELTPENVAYQGRILVSVLALVPAMIWRLKKASVPHLVSDSALDVLIKWLRNVTKRAGLIEDGMFIGKKKFKARGYYGSGGIGRFRNTLWAAVEGTHRITAVTKSERIAKIAEKNRALIMSELHTQPTDATK, from the coding sequence ATGTCTCCAGACGAAACAGTAACGGACAAACTCAGTTCAGTTGCAGGGATTACAAAAATTTCGGTAATCGTTCCCAAGAATCCCTTTGCACCACCAAACCTGCAAGGCAAATCCCAATGCTTATGTGCTCTGGACGTCATCGATCTGATGCGGTGGTGGCCCGGAGAACCGCACTCACCTCACCGTAAAGCCGATAAGGTCAGGGCTATCCAGAGATCGCTAGATTGGAAGCGTGTTGCAGAGATAGCTGCATATTTGCTGCAACAGGAAATCACCGACGCTCAAAATCGAATCAACAAGTATTTCAAGAAGATTTATCAGCCGAAGGAAAATGAACCGGGAAGACAATGGCCTCCGAGAATTAGTTCAGTGATTGGATATCAGCGCAGTTCCTTTCCTACTTTCTCAAATGTATTGCTTCACGTCACCGGGGCCAAGATAGACAGCAATCCTAACGAACCAAAAGCCGCAAATCTGGTCTTCAATGAGAAGGACAAGAACCTGAACTTCACCGTAATAGATGGTCAGCATCGCATTAATGGCGCTTATTTTGCAGTAAACATAAGACGAGAAATGGATCCCGCCGCTAGTTGGGAGATTCCCGCAGAGGTGTTTTTGGACTTAGATCCTCCAGGAAGCGCCCCACGTATTCAAGCGCAGATTTTCATTGACGTGAATTTCTATCAGAAGAAGGTCGACCGCTCGCTTGTGGCAGATCTATTCCCGACAGCCCGGATACCGCTTGAAGGCGAAAGGAAAGACGATGATTTGTTTCGGATAGAGCGCGCGCAAGACATCGGCCGCAGACTAATGCTCGAGACCGGCCCACTCGTCGGAATGATTCAAATCCCTGGCATTCGTTATGGAGTTAAGGATGTAATTACGCTGGCCACGCTGAATAGCGCCATTCGGGATGTCCTCCCGGAGCTAGATGCACAGGGAATTCATAGCTTGGACGGCCAGACCGAATTTCTTGCACAGTGCCTCACCGCGTGGCTTGAGGCGTCAGGAAGATTCGAAAGCAAGCAGGGAGCATGTGGCACCGAGCTCACTCCGGAAAATGTGGCATATCAAGGCCGCATATTGGTGTCGGTGCTTGCCTTAGTTCCCGCAATGATCTGGAGACTCAAGAAGGCAAGCGTTCCGCACTTGGTCTCCGATAGCGCTCTGGACGTCCTGATAAAGTGGCTAAGAAATGTCACCAAGCGCGCGGGCCTAATCGAAGATGGCATGTTTATAGGGAAGAAGAAGTTCAAGGCCCGTGGTTATTATGGAAGTGGAGGCATAGGGCGCTTTCGGAATACCCTGTGGGCGGCCGTCGAAGGAACACACAGGATTACGGCTGTTACCAAGTCTGAACGGATCGCCAAAATTGCCGAGAAGAACCGAGCACTCATAATGTCCGAACTTCACACGCAGCCGACTGATGCCACCA
- a CDS encoding DUF2188 domain-containing protein has product MSGRTKYHITHQDDHWNVKREGADRPARTFDNKDDAVDFGRDIAGKQDKGQLIIHRKDGVIQTEHTYGDDPYPPKG; this is encoded by the coding sequence ATGTCAGGAAGAACCAAGTATCACATCACTCACCAGGATGACCACTGGAACGTCAAACGAGAAGGCGCTGATCGTCCGGCCAGAACTTTCGACAACAAGGATGATGCCGTCGACTTCGGCCGGGACATCGCTGGGAAGCAGGATAAAGGCCAACTGATCATCCACCGGAAGGACGGAGTTATCCAGACAGAACACACGTACGGGGACGATCCGTACCCGCCGAAGGGGTAG
- a CDS encoding helix-turn-helix transcriptional regulator has product MAAESLSGRILRHIRVQMAIKNWKQIDLAARMGKKGAWVSKIMAGRIKLRVDDVSEFARALEVSEDTLLRGEGKRG; this is encoded by the coding sequence ATGGCAGCCGAAAGTCTATCCGGCCGCATCCTCCGGCACATCCGCGTCCAGATGGCTATCAAGAACTGGAAGCAAATCGACCTCGCGGCCCGGATGGGGAAAAAAGGGGCCTGGGTAAGCAAGATCATGGCCGGCCGGATTAAGCTCAGGGTCGATGACGTATCCGAGTTCGCTCGGGCCCTCGAGGTAAGCGAGGACACATTACTCAGGGGGGAAGGGAAGAGGGGATGA